A portion of the Thermodesulfobacteriota bacterium genome contains these proteins:
- a CDS encoding amino acid ABC transporter ATP-binding protein — translation MEPDTPAGAAVAAGPIIEITGMHKWFGEFHVLSDIDLTVQRGERIVICGPSGSGKSTLIRCINRLEEHQKGRIVVDGIELTNDVKNIEKVRMEVGMVFQHFNLFPHLTILENLTLGPIWVRKTPRRQAEETAMAFLEKVHIAEQARKYPGQLSGGQQQRVAIARSLCMKPKVMLFDEPTSALDPEMVKEVLDVMISLAEEGMTMLVVTHEMGFAKSVAHRVLFMDFGEIVEENTPEEFFDHPRHERTRLFLSQIL, via the coding sequence ATGGAACCCGATACCCCCGCCGGGGCCGCCGTGGCCGCCGGCCCGATCATCGAGATCACCGGGATGCACAAGTGGTTCGGCGAGTTCCACGTGCTCAGCGACATCGACCTCACGGTCCAGCGGGGCGAGCGCATCGTGATCTGCGGGCCCTCGGGATCGGGCAAGTCCACCCTGATCCGGTGCATCAACCGCCTCGAGGAGCACCAGAAGGGCCGGATCGTGGTGGACGGCATCGAGCTCACCAACGACGTGAAGAACATCGAGAAGGTCCGGATGGAGGTGGGGATGGTGTTCCAGCACTTCAACCTCTTCCCGCACCTCACCATCCTGGAGAACCTCACCCTGGGCCCCATCTGGGTCCGCAAGACGCCCCGCAGGCAGGCCGAGGAGACCGCGATGGCCTTCCTGGAGAAGGTGCACATCGCCGAGCAGGCCCGGAAGTACCCCGGCCAGCTCTCGGGCGGGCAGCAGCAGCGCGTCGCCATCGCCCGCAGCCTGTGCATGAAGCCCAAGGTCATGCTCTTCGATGAGCCCACCTCGGCCCTGGATCCGGAGATGGTCAAGGAGGTCTTGGATGTGATGATCAGCCTGGCCGAGGAGGGCATGACCATGCTTGTGGTAACCCACGAGATGGGCTTCGCCAAGAGCGTGGCCCACCGGGTGCTCTTCATGGACTTCGGCGAGATCGTGGAGGAGAACACCCCCGAGGAGTTCTTCGACCACCCCCGGCACGAGCGTACCCGGCTCTTCCTGAG
- a CDS encoding amino acid ABC transporter permease yields the protein MSRRGALCAADPRPAAVPFWRDAAKRAIAFQALALLAVGGIGYYLFTNTQANLQRQSIATGFGFLAREASFEIGEKIISYSAADSYARALLVGALNTVKVAALGIALCTLLGTLVGIARLSANWLVSRLAAAYIEVLQDVPVLLQLFFWYALFYESFPGPREALNPLPGVFLCNRGLIFGIPAAHPAFPTMGWAFLAACAGVWTLRRWAYRRQDRTGRAFPVVQASLALLLGVPGLVWVAYGAPAAMDVPHLAGFNFRGGVTVSPEFSALLLGLVLYTSAFVAEIVRAGIQSVGKGQREAALSIGLRPGHVLNLVILPQALRVIVPPLTSQMLNLTKNSSLAVAIGYPDFVSVANTAINQTGQAIEGVALIMVVYLFFSLSTSAFMNWYNRKIALVER from the coding sequence CGGTCCCCTTCTGGCGCGACGCCGCCAAGCGCGCCATCGCCTTCCAGGCCCTGGCCCTTCTGGCCGTGGGGGGCATCGGCTACTACCTGTTCACCAATACCCAGGCCAACCTGCAGCGCCAGAGCATCGCCACGGGGTTTGGCTTCCTCGCCAGAGAGGCTTCCTTCGAGATCGGCGAGAAGATCATCTCCTACTCGGCCGCAGACTCGTACGCGCGCGCCCTCCTGGTGGGGGCCCTCAACACGGTCAAGGTCGCGGCCCTCGGGATCGCCCTCTGCACCCTCCTCGGAACCCTCGTCGGGATCGCCCGCCTGTCCGCCAACTGGCTGGTATCGCGCCTGGCCGCGGCGTACATCGAGGTCCTGCAAGATGTCCCCGTGCTCTTGCAGCTCTTCTTCTGGTACGCCCTCTTCTACGAGAGCTTCCCCGGCCCCCGCGAGGCCCTGAACCCCCTGCCCGGGGTATTCCTGTGCAACCGGGGCCTGATCTTCGGGATCCCGGCCGCCCACCCCGCCTTCCCGACCATGGGATGGGCGTTCCTGGCGGCCTGCGCCGGGGTATGGACCCTGCGGCGCTGGGCCTATCGGCGCCAGGACCGCACCGGACGCGCCTTCCCCGTGGTGCAGGCCTCGCTGGCGCTCCTCCTGGGCGTCCCGGGCCTGGTCTGGGTCGCCTACGGGGCACCCGCGGCCATGGACGTGCCCCACCTCGCCGGGTTCAACTTCCGGGGCGGCGTGACCGTGTCGCCGGAGTTCTCGGCCCTGCTCCTGGGACTCGTACTCTACACATCGGCCTTCGTCGCCGAGATCGTGCGCGCCGGCATCCAGTCCGTGGGCAAGGGCCAGCGGGAGGCAGCCCTGTCCATCGGTCTGAGGCCCGGCCATGTGCTCAACCTGGTGATCCTGCCCCAGGCCCTGCGGGTCATCGTTCCTCCGCTGACCAGCCAGATGCTCAACCTGACCAAGAACAGCTCGCTGGCCGTGGCCATCGGCTACCCGGACTTCGTGTCCGTGGCCAACACCGCCATCAATCAGACCGGCCAGGCCATCGAGGGCGTGGCCCTGATCATGGTGGTGTATCTCTTCTTCAGCTTGAGCACCTCGGCCTTCATGAACTGGTACAACCGCAAGATCGCCCTGGTGGAGCGGTAG
- a CDS encoding amino acid ABC transporter permease yields the protein MTGASQTQGRQREHLRPPVTRVGALGWVRTNLFSSWFNALLTFATLYFLWKVVPPLVRWAFVESFWTSTGAECRLGTGACWSVIPANLRFILFGFYPQAEQWRPATAMALLLALLFWSRDRRHWNRGLGYLWAGGLVAMGVLMRGGVLGLAAVETELWSGLPLTLLLAVFGMVAAYPLGVVLALGRRSTMPAIRSMCVVYIELIRGVPLISLLFMSSVMFPLFLPEGITVNKILRAQAAIILFTAAYIAEVVRGGLQAIPRGQYEAADSLGLDYPRSMRLVVLPQALKIVIPPTVGVLISAFKDTSLVVIIALYDLLKTTQSTLSNPSWMGFSREAYIFLALVYFACCWAMSSYSRRLERELHRGH from the coding sequence ATGACAGGAGCGAGCCAGACGCAGGGGAGGCAGCGGGAGCACCTCAGGCCGCCCGTGACCCGGGTGGGGGCACTGGGGTGGGTGCGGACCAATCTGTTCAGCTCCTGGTTCAACGCGCTCTTGACGTTTGCCACCCTCTACTTCCTGTGGAAGGTGGTGCCGCCACTCGTGCGCTGGGCGTTCGTGGAGAGCTTCTGGACCTCTACCGGCGCCGAGTGCCGCCTGGGGACCGGAGCGTGCTGGTCGGTCATCCCGGCCAACCTGCGCTTCATCCTCTTCGGTTTCTATCCCCAGGCCGAGCAGTGGCGGCCGGCGACGGCCATGGCCTTGCTCCTGGCGCTCCTTTTCTGGAGCCGGGACCGGCGGCACTGGAACCGGGGGCTAGGCTATCTCTGGGCAGGGGGGCTCGTGGCCATGGGCGTCCTGATGCGGGGCGGAGTGCTTGGCCTGGCGGCAGTGGAGACCGAACTCTGGAGCGGGCTGCCCCTGACCCTGCTCCTGGCCGTGTTCGGCATGGTGGCCGCGTACCCCCTCGGCGTCGTCCTGGCCCTGGGGCGGCGCTCGACCATGCCGGCGATCCGGAGCATGTGCGTGGTCTACATCGAGCTGATCCGGGGCGTACCCCTGATCAGCCTGCTCTTCATGTCCTCGGTGATGTTCCCCCTCTTTCTGCCCGAAGGCATCACGGTCAACAAGATCCTACGAGCCCAGGCGGCCATCATCCTCTTTACCGCGGCCTACATTGCCGAGGTGGTGCGCGGCGGACTCCAGGCCATTCCCCGGGGACAGTACGAGGCGGCCGACTCCCTGGGGCTCGACTACCCCCGGTCGATGCGGCTCGTGGTGCTGCCCCAGGCCCTCAAGATCGTGATTCCGCCCACGGTGGGCGTCCTCATCTCGGCCTTCAAGGACACCTCCCTCGTGGTCATCATCGCCCTGTACGACCTCCTCAAGACCACCCAGTCGACCCTGTCCAACCCCAGCTGGATGGGCTTCAGCCGAGAGGCCTACATCTTCCTTGCACTGGTCTACTTCGCGTGCTGCTGGGCCATGTCCAGCTACAGCCGCCGGCTCGAGCGGGAGCTTCATCGGGGCCACTGA